A genome region from Plasmodium vivax chromosome 11, whole genome shotgun sequence includes the following:
- a CDS encoding 40S ribosomal protein S13, putative (encoded by transcript PVX_114910A), with product MGRMYGKGKGISSSTIPYKRKQPSWLKQKPSEIEDAIIKLAKKGQTPSQIGATLRDNYGIPQVKAVTGNKILRILRAHGVATTIPEDLYFLIKKAVSMRKHLEKNKKDKDCKFRLILTESKIHRISRYYKRKKLLPSNWKYQSSTASALIA from the coding sequence ATGGGTCGCATGTACGGTAAGGGAAAAGGTATTTCCAGCTCCACCATTCCATACAAAAGGAAACAACCAAGCTGGTTGAAACAGAAGCCATCTGAAATTGAAGATGCGATAATTAAATTGGCCAAGAAGGGACAAACTCCATCCCAAATTGGTGCTACATTAAGAGACAATTATGGAATTCCCCAAGTGAAGGCCGTTACAGGAAATAAAATCCTCAGAATATTAAGAGCCCATGGAGTTGCCACGACCATTCCAGAGGAtttgtactttttaataaagaaGGCCGTGTCCATGAGAAAGCAtcttgaaaaaaacaaaaaggataagGATTGTAAGTTCAGATTAATTTTAACTGAATCTAAGATTCACAGAATTTCGCGATActacaaaagaaaaaagttgtTGCCATCCAACTGGAAGTACCAGTCCAGCACGGCTAGCGCACTGATTGCATAG